A genomic segment from Limosilactobacillus sp. encodes:
- a CDS encoding RelA/SpoT family protein: MSQTKELTHDDVQKIVSSYMNDDHVALVEKAYRFASICHRDQRRKSGEPYIIHPIQVAGILANLHMDPETVCAGYLHDIVEDTGATLGDIKELFGPTIALIVDGDTKLGKIHYKSNREQMAATHRKLLLAMSKDIRVMIVKLADRLHNMRTLQHLRPDKQRRISNETLEIYAPIADRLGISTIKWELEDLSLRYLNPQQYYRIVHLMNSRRDQRVAYINHAIELIKDSLKDLKLGPNVEIYGRPKHIYSVYRKMVTQHKQFSQIYDLLAIRVVVDTIKDCYAVLGAIHTSWKPMPGRFKDYIAMPKTNGYQSLHTTVIGPEGRPLEVQIRTHHMHEVAEYGVAAHWAYKEGKTNGVQQTLDSRKLNVVKEILELRKESNGTDEFMQGIQSDVFADKVYAFTPKGDVIEMPVGSGPLDMAYQIHTEVGNHTTGAKVNGRIVPLDYEIKNGDIVDILTSSSSAGPSQDWLDLVKTRRARNKIRQFFRAHNRDENIETGKQMIATQLHDAGYDPLALMTEEKSVQVAQAMHYNTADDMFAAVGFGDLAPVGVRNRFTADIRQKERSDRQAAAQKALLEDHETLEKPSEKTKVKQAKASSEGVVVEGVDNMLVRLSHCCDPVPGDSIVGYITKGRGVSIHRADCPNIANAEKSGQRLVTVYWANPNGDKTNYDADIEVQGYNRNGMLNDILRSINNSTRFLNSVNGKVDHNKMVTISLTIGVRNLQQLELIMNALKNIKDVYVVKRVIH; the protein is encoded by the coding sequence ATGTCACAGACGAAGGAATTAACGCACGACGATGTCCAAAAAATCGTCTCTTCATATATGAATGATGACCACGTGGCACTGGTTGAGAAGGCCTACCGGTTTGCGTCCATTTGCCATCGGGACCAGCGGCGCAAGTCGGGTGAGCCCTACATTATTCACCCGATCCAGGTGGCGGGGATCCTTGCCAACCTCCACATGGACCCGGAAACGGTGTGTGCGGGTTACCTGCACGACATTGTTGAGGATACCGGGGCTACCCTGGGTGACATCAAGGAGCTCTTTGGCCCAACGATTGCCCTGATTGTCGACGGTGACACCAAGCTGGGCAAGATTCACTATAAGTCCAACCGGGAACAGATGGCAGCGACCCACCGGAAGCTCCTGCTGGCGATGTCAAAGGACATTCGGGTGATGATTGTTAAGCTGGCCGACCGGCTGCACAACATGCGGACCTTGCAGCATCTGCGGCCCGACAAGCAGCGCCGGATTTCCAACGAAACGCTGGAGATCTACGCCCCGATTGCCGACCGACTGGGGATCAGCACGATCAAATGGGAGCTAGAGGACCTCTCTCTGCGCTACCTGAATCCGCAACAGTACTACCGGATTGTGCACCTGATGAACTCACGGCGAGACCAGCGAGTGGCTTACATCAACCACGCCATTGAGCTGATCAAGGATTCGCTCAAGGACCTTAAGCTGGGGCCGAATGTCGAAATCTACGGACGCCCGAAGCACATCTACTCGGTCTACCGCAAGATGGTGACCCAGCACAAGCAGTTCAGCCAGATCTATGACCTCCTGGCGATCCGGGTCGTGGTCGATACGATCAAGGACTGCTATGCCGTGCTGGGGGCCATTCACACGAGCTGGAAGCCGATGCCGGGACGGTTCAAGGACTACATCGCGATGCCGAAGACCAACGGCTACCAATCTCTGCATACCACGGTGATTGGGCCGGAAGGACGGCCGCTGGAAGTCCAGATCCGGACCCACCACATGCACGAGGTGGCCGAATACGGGGTTGCTGCTCACTGGGCTTACAAGGAAGGCAAGACCAACGGCGTTCAACAGACCCTCGACAGCCGCAAGCTCAACGTGGTTAAGGAAATCCTGGAGCTGCGGAAGGAAAGCAACGGGACCGACGAGTTCATGCAGGGCATCCAGAGCGACGTCTTTGCCGACAAGGTTTACGCCTTTACGCCGAAGGGTGACGTAATCGAAATGCCGGTGGGCTCTGGACCCCTGGACATGGCCTACCAGATCCACACCGAGGTCGGCAATCACACCACCGGGGCCAAGGTTAACGGCCGGATCGTTCCCCTGGATTACGAAATCAAGAACGGGGACATCGTTGACATCCTGACCTCTTCCTCCTCAGCGGGGCCGAGTCAGGACTGGCTCGACCTGGTCAAAACACGGCGGGCACGGAACAAGATTCGGCAGTTCTTCCGGGCCCACAACCGGGACGAGAACATCGAGACGGGTAAGCAGATGATCGCCACCCAACTCCATGATGCCGGCTATGATCCGCTGGCCCTGATGACCGAGGAGAAGAGCGTCCAGGTTGCCCAGGCAATGCACTACAACACAGCTGACGACATGTTCGCGGCGGTTGGCTTCGGCGACCTGGCACCGGTGGGCGTGCGGAATCGTTTCACTGCCGACATCCGGCAAAAGGAACGATCCGATCGCCAGGCGGCCGCCCAAAAGGCCCTCCTGGAGGATCACGAGACCCTGGAGAAGCCGAGCGAAAAGACCAAGGTCAAGCAGGCCAAGGCCTCCAGCGAAGGGGTCGTGGTCGAGGGCGTCGACAACATGCTGGTCCGGCTCAGCCATTGCTGCGACCCGGTTCCGGGTGATTCGATCGTCGGCTACATCACCAAGGGCCGCGGGGTTTCCATCCACCGGGCGGACTGCCCAAACATTGCCAATGCTGAGAAGAGTGGGCAGCGGCTGGTGACCGTCTACTGGGCCAACCCGAATGGCGATAAGACCAACTACGACGCCGACATCGAGGTTCAAGGCTACAACCGCAACGGGATGCTCAATGATATCCTGCGCTCGATCAATAACAGCACCCGCTTCTTGAACTCGGTCAACGGGAAGGTCGATCACAATAAGATGGTGACGATCAGCCTGACGATTGGGGTCCGCAACCTCCAGCAGCTGGAACTGATCATGAACGCCCTCAAGAACATCAAGGACGTTTACGTGGTCAAGCGGGTTATTCACTAG